In Desulfomicrobium apsheronum, the DNA window GCTCCAGGGAGTTGGAGGCGATGCTGCCCTTGCCCCCGGTGTTGGCCAATCCGGTGACGGGCGGCCCCGAGGAGCGCGTCTCGGAGAAGAGGTTTCCGCCCTCGCGGTACAGGGCGTAGTTGTTGTTGAACGTGGCCAGGGTCACGGCGAAGAGCTGCAAAACCTGACCATTGGAGTACCGCCCGGTGATGACCCCGTCGCGGTCCACGGAGATGTTCTGCAGAAAGCCCGCAGTGTACCCATCCTGGGCCTGGAAGATGGTCGTGGAGCCGGTACTGTAGTTGGTGGATGACAGAGCGCTGGTTTCCTTGGCACCCAGGCCATTCATGTCGGCTAGGCCCGCAGAAGTCTGCGGTAAATCGGCCAACGCTTGAAGAGTGGTTTGGTTAGCGGGGTTCCATGAGTTAGACTTACTGCGAACGCCAAAATTTATCTCGATATTCTTCGTATTCTCCGCAACGGTTGCTGTTCCCGTAACGCTGCCATTAGCAGTCCCCAAGAAGTTAGCCGTGCATATGGGGTATCCGTTCGCAGAAGGATTGGCTATTCCCCACGAATCTTTATCGTCCGGGTTAACGACCGCTGGGTCATTCAAAGTAAACGCGGACATATTTTCCAATTCGCCGGCCGCGTTAAAAGTCAAGGTGCCAGTCATCAAAACACCTTTTTTCTCGATGAGTGCACCCGCGAAAACACGATTGTCGTCGCTCGGAGGAACCGCAACAACGTACTCCCAATATTTTTTACCACCAGACGCAGCAGTAACGTCCGCATCACCAATAGGATCCATGTACACGGTCAAGTTGTGAGAAGAGCCATTTTCATCATAAACTTTAATAGTGGTTTGATATGCGTAACTATCCTCAGCGAGGGGCTGTCCAGACTGTGCGTTGTACTTGTCGAACATTGCCGTAAACGGAGCATCATCAACGGCCGATTTGTCATCCGATCCAGAGTCTACGTTTACTATCAAATCTATCCGACTTGTAGCCTGGGGCGGAGACTGAAAATTCTCCAACTTCACGTCCTGGGGTACACCTTGAATCTGCACGCCGGTCGAGGGCTGTGCCGATGTATTCCCGCTGGCCGCAGCACTCGTATTCGCCTGCTGCACTTCCCACCCCTGCAGGCGGTAACCTTGGGGATTGACCAGATAGCCATCCTCATCAAAACGGAAATTTCCAGCTCGGGTGTAATAATTGATTTCCTGCCCGGCGGGCGAAACCATGAAGAAGCCGTTGCCGCCGACGGCCAGGTCAGTGGCTTCCGTGGTGTTCTCCAAAGAACCCTGGGAGAAATCGCCCATTACCGCGCCTACGGAAACTCCTCGCCCCACCTGCCCGCCCCCGGAAGCGGTGGTGATCTGCTGGCTCAGCGCATCCTCGAAATACATGCGCGAGCCCTTGAATCCTATGGTCGAGACGTTGGAGATGTTGTTGCCGATGACGGTCATATCCTCGCCATGAGCCTTGAGACCACTGGTCCCGGAGTACAGAGATGCTGACAAACCCATAACTACCCCCTTCTTGATTCACTGCAATGAGCTGTGAAGAAAATTTACTCTTCAGCCACAACCGGCTGGATGACCTTCTTGATGTCACTGAAACTGATCTTGCGCCCGTCGCTCAGGCGGAAGAAAGTTTCCCCATCGCCCTGTTCCAGAGCGGTCACGGTGCCGGAAACTTCCGTATCGACAAAAACCGTTGCCCCGGTTGGGCTTTCCGCTGAAAAATATACGTTGTACTGGCCGCTGTTGGCCGGATTCCCGTTGTAGTCCAGACCGTCCCAAGTAAATCCAAACTCCCCGGCCTGCATGGAGGAGAACTTCTCGGTGCGCACCATATTGTTGTTTTCATCGTAAACATTGGCGTAGACTTGCGCGGCGGCGCCAGCCAGGGTGAAGTAGACCGGAGTCACGTAATTTCCGCTCTTGGTGATTCCGTCTCCCGAAGCCGTGACTTCCTTGCCGATGTAGTTGACTGCGCTGAGCATGTCCTGCTGGGCGGTCTTGTCCGTGAGGGAGGTGATTCCCTCGGAAATATTCGTCATCTGCTCAAGGCTCGAAAACTGCGCCAGCTGGGCAATGAATTCCTTGTCGTCCAGAGGATTGAGCGGATCCTGATTCTGCAACTGGGTCACCAGAAGCTTCAAAAAGGCGTCCTTGCCCAGGACATCGTTCTTCGATGCCGTGTCCGCGCCGTAAAAACCGCCCTGCTGCTGCAAAATCTGATCGATCATGACCGCCTCCTCTCAGGCAAAAATATCCAGGCCGCTTTGGGAAAGTTTTTCCCTGTGCCCGCTATTTTGCACATCCCGGACCATACCGCCTGCCACCCGTTCCAGAGTGCGCCAACGCTTGGCCGACGAGGCCAATTCCTGGTTTTCCTGGTAGCGGTTGTGATTCTCGGAGCCCTGCCATTGCGACTGGCTCTGGGAATCGGCCAGTTGCGTCTGCACCTCAAGTTTCCCGACCTTGAGCCCCTGAGCTTCGAGCTGCGTGCGCAACTGTCCCAACTGCTCGTTCAAGGCCAGAGAGGTCTCCTGATTGCTGGATCTGAGCACGGCTTGCACTTCCTTGCCCCTCACCTGCAAAATGACGCTGACCTGCCCCAGATCGGCCGGATCAAGGCGAATGACCAGCTGCTTCACGCCCTGCCCCAGGTTCCTGAAGGCTCCGTTCTCAACCTGCTGATAGACCTCGGCGTTGCGCGCACTGACGGGTGCCTCCATCCTCTGCTGAAACTGACTCTGGGAAGTCTGGGCGGAGGCTGGGGTCAGCGTCTGAGATTCGGGTGCTGTCTTCGTGTTCCCGGCGACCTGGCCGGCGCGGGAGGTGGATGAGGATGTTTTTTCCCCGTCCTGCGTGCCGAAAAATCCCTGACGGGCATCAGGCTGCTTTTTCTCGCCCTTGGAATCCGCAGCCGCAGCGCTCCCGGCAGAAGCGGCTTCACCCTCACGCGCCAAGGAAGCCGCGTCCTGCGCTACCGGCTGACCGGAGCCGTCCCTTGCCGCAGCAGCTCTGTCGGCGGCAGCCAGCAGGCCAGTGCGCGTCACGACGCTCCCGTTGCGGGCGGCGCCGTCCTGATCCTTTGCGGCGGCATGCTTGCGCTCCGCGTCGGTGGCCACGGACTCTACGTGCCGATCCTGGGCCGAAAGAGCTTCTTCCGGGGTATCAAGGGCCGTGGAGCTTTTCCCCGCAGAACCCTCGGATGCCGCGACGCGGATTCCGGGTTGACCATGAACATCCGAAGACTGTTTCTCGCTACGGACCGGCCGAGTTCCGATCTCAGAGCCCTTGCCGTCCTTCAGCGCGACCGGAATCTCGGACTTGGGATCACCGCCCTGCTTGCGTTCCAGAGCTTCACCGGACGCGCCCTTCGCAGCTTCCGCCTCCAGGATCCGAGACCTCACCGCGCGCGACTGTCCGTCCTGCGCGCCATCCATGACGCCGTCTTTCACGGCAACGGAAGCATCGGCCTTGGCCTGGCTCTTTGCCAGGCTCTTGTCCGGGCTCTTGTCTGGGCTCTTGTCTGGGCTCATGCCCTCATGTCCCGCTGTCCGATGCGCTTCCAAGCGGGCCAAAAGGGCTTCGATCTTCTGCATCACAGGAGATGAGGCTTTCTGAGTCTTTTGTCCCAAATTTTCAGTGCCTTCGCTCCGTTTCCCGGCCGCAGTCAGCTCCGCCTTCAATTCCCTGATCTGCTCGCCCAGGGTCACGGCCAGTTCGCTGCGGGTCACGGGATCGCTCTTTTGGAATTGCCGAAGAAGTTCGTGCAGGGCCGCTATTTTTTCGGAAATGACGGAGCCATCGTGGTCCGCGCCCCGCGTCCTGACATCCTCGGCCAGGCTGTCGAGCAGCTCCTGCACCGCTACAGCGGTGGAGTCATCCGCATTGACCACGTCCCTGGCGCCGGTCTCTTTATCCAAGGCAGCGCTCTGGGCAGCGGATACGGAATCAGCCTGCCCGGATCCTGAGGCTTGGGGCTCCTGCACGGCAGCTTTTGCCGAGCCACCTGCGTTTTCTTCCACACGGCCACCTTCATGGTCGGCAGCGTCCGGACTTGCGGAGACGCTCTCTTCTTCAAACGAGGACGACTCGCGATAATCCGTGTCCCTCCCATCTTCGGCAGGAACATGATCCTCAGCAAAAAACTGGTCGTTACTGGCAGGCGGCTCGGCCTGGCTGGTTTGAGGGGGTACTTCGGCTGCATCCGGCTGATTCAGATGCGCCGAAAACAGATTATGAAAATCCTGACCGGGCCGGTTTTCCATCATTTCAAATGCGCCGCCGGCGCGAAAGGACTGTGCCCCACCAGACATGGATGCGGGAAAAAACTGCATTCTTCACCTCCTGCTGGAGGCAATAGATCAAAAGACGGGCCAAGCCCGAGCACGAAGGCCAAGGCGCCCACCCCAAAAGCAATTTTCCACCCGGAAAAACGCACCGTGTCTGTCCTACAAAAAACGCGTTTTCTGTCTTACAACGCCTTTTTGATTTACTTTTTTCTTCAGCCCATGTTAAAAAAAAATCGACTATCGCGTCATGGACTGTGCGGGGTTTTCGGAGCTGGCTTCTCCGAAAGCCCTTCGCTTCCCGAACACGGGCAGCACACGACAAACGCCCAGCGGCTTCCCGCTGGGCGTTCTTTTTGGTGCACTTGGCAAACGGGGCTTGAAAGCTCTCTTTACGCGAAGGGTGCAAAGCTCCTGTCCGTCCTTGAGATCCGCTTGGCCTTGACGGCAAAAGCGGACAATCTCGAACAGAAAACGGTAGTAGCGCGCGGAAAACAGATTGAAGCGCTGGGCGAACAGCCCGGCCAGATCCGTCCCGGCGTAGGTCAACCCGGTGCGCTCTCAATGAAATCCGAACGACATCTGCGCTTCCCTGGACGGAACTTCAAGCTCTTCAAGAAATCTGATGAAAAGCGGATAGGTGGCTTCGTTGAAGACGATGAAGCCCGTACCCACCGGGGTTCCCCCATCCGGGCCATCCGGGACCGAGACAGTGTGCGTGTGCCCGCCCAGATAATTTTCCTTCTCGAAAATGGTCACCTCATGGCTATCCTGTAAGAGGTGCGCTGCCACGATCCCGGCCACACCTCCCTCATGGTTGCAAATCTTGCCCTCCGGCACCTGTCCGCGCCTTCCGGTGCCGAGGCGACACGCACTGGCGCCGCGACCATCTTCATACGGGCCGACTTTGCTGGAAAACCCGCCCGCTGACGGGAGCAAGAACAAAAACGCCCGGTGACTGTCACCGGGCGCGATTATTTAGTTTTCAAAAAGCAGGGTTTTTCTTCAACCTCCGAATGAACCGGCTCCGATCACTTCCATAGCCTTGGTGTAGTGCACGCGAAGCTTACCCATCTTGTCACCCAGATCCTTCTCGACGGGTCCCATCTCCAGCGGACACTCAGCTTCGAGCTGGGCGGTTTTCGTCTCGATCTCGCGTACCAGAGCCTTTATCTCGGCGACAGCGTCAACCAGTGCTCCTCGGTCCTTGTCACCGAGATCCAAGAAACCCACCATCACATCATAAAGAGTCGCCTTCCATGCATTGAGTTCTCGCTCGACGCCTTTGCAATAGCCTTTTACAGCCAATTTTTTCGCTTCTTCAGTCGCACATCCATCAATTGCGGAACATGCAAAGCAGGGGCCTGGATAATCCATGTTTGCCATAGGTGCCTCCAAAAAGAGTTTGATGTTTGAGATCTATGATACGCGAAAACCATCTATCGTCAATGAAAACTGTTATTGAATTCCTAATGTCACACGCACTTCTGACAAGAGGCACGGCTCACTTTTTATCTTGGATGGTCAAAGCAGGGCAACTTGATGGGTTTATCCTCCCACGCATGCACCAGGCACAGGAAGCGCCTTGCCATGGCACCCGCAATCCGCGATGACCATGGCGCAAGCGCGGAGGTATAAAAATGCGATCCTGGCTCCACATAATCAGCCGACTGCGGCCCGCCACCATCCAGGCACATCTGATCCACATGGTGCTGGCCCTGGTCGTCATTCAGATTGCCGTCAGCTGGCACGTCATCTCCGGGCTGACCGAAGAAATGCTGCATGAACAGATCGGACAGACGGCCCTGCAAACAGCCCGGACCATCGCCCAGATCCCGCGCATCCGGCAGGCGCTGCTCGAAGGCGACCCGCAAGGGGAAATTCAAACCCTGGCCGAAAACATCCGCACCCAGACCGGTGCATCGTTCGTGGTCATCGGTGACAGCGCGCAGAAGCGCTATTCGCATCCGGTGCCCGAACGCATAGGTCAGACCTTTGTCGGCGGAGACACCGGACCTGCCTTGCAGGAAGGTAAATCCTATGTTTCGGAAGCGGTCGGGACCCTTGGCAGGTCCCTGCGAGGCATGACCCCGATCCTGGACGAGGACAAGGCCATCATCGGCTTCGTATCTGTCGGCTATCTATCCGAAAGCATTCATCGATCCATCTCGGCCCATCTGGACAAGCCGCTCATGTACATCATCGGCATGAGCGTGGTCGGCATCCTGAGCGCCGTGGTCATCGCCGGACGTCTCAAGAAACTGACCCTGGGCCTTGAACCGTCGGAAATAACCAGTCTGTATCTGGAACGCGTGGCCGTCCTGCAGACAATCCGCGAGGGGGTCCTGGCCATCGACCACTATGGCAACATCCGCGTCGCCAACCAGGCTGCGCGACGCTATGCAGGGCTGAGCCTCGATGAACGGTTTGCGGGCAGACCCGCCTCCGGCATCATCCCAGAGGCGGGTCTTGAGCAGGCTCTGCGCACGGGCCAATCCGAGTTTGACCAGGAACGAACCGTCAACGGCCAGGAACTCATCTTCAACATCGTGCCCGTCTTCCAGGACCAGAAAATTCAGGGCGTCGTGGCCAGCTTCAGACGCAAGGACGAGCTTGACCTCCTGGCGGCGGAGCTTTCACGGGTGCAGGAATACTCCGAACTGCTGCGCGTGCAGACCCATGAATATTCGAACAAGCTGCACACCATCGCCGGGCTCATTCAGATCGAAGCCTACCGCGAAGCCCTGGAACTGGTGGTCACCGAGTCCTCGGGCTACGAGGAATTCATCCGATTCCTGGGTGAATCCGTGCCTCATCCGGTCATTGCCGCCATCATCCTCGGCAAGTACAACAGGGCCAAGGAACTCAGGATCAATTTCGCCATCGACCGGGACAGCACCATGGCCGATGTTCCCAAATGGATTCGCCAGGAAAAGATCGTGACCATTGTCGGCAATCTCCTGGACAACGCCTTTGATGCGGTCCTGACGCAGTCGCAGCAACTGCGCATGGTCGAGATGTCCTTCACGGATCTTGGCAACGACATCGTCTTCGAGATCGAGGATGCCGGGCCGGGAGTTCCCGTGGACCAGCTTGAGCGGATTTTCGAGAAAGGGGTTTCATCCAAGGGCCGTGGACGGCGCGGAGTCGGGCTGTATCTGGTCCGCCAGCGCCTGGATGAACTGAACGGACAGATCATGGTCAGCCGCGGCAGCCTGGGTGGCGCTCTTTTCACCGTGGTCATTCCCAAGGAGCAGACATGATTACCAGGGTACTTGTTGTCGAAGACGACGTGCGCATCGCGGATCTGCATCGACGTTTCACAGAACGGGTCGAGGGCTGCGAAGTCGTCGGCATCGCCCATCGTCTGGACGACGCGCGGGACATGGCCGAAGCCCTTGAGCCGCACCTCATCCTGCTCGACCTCTATTTCCCGGAAGGCCCCGGCACGGATCTGCTGCGGGAAATCCGGGCCCAAAACCTGGAGATCGACGTCATCCTGATCACCGCCGCGCGCGAAGTCGGAACCTTGAAAGAGGCCCTGCGTGGCGGGGTATTCGACTACCTGATCAAGCCCGTCACCGCCGAGCGCTTCCATGAATGCCTGACCAAATTCTGCGCCTACCGGGAGCGCCTCGGACTTGGGAGCGCCATCGAGCAGCACGACGTGGACACGCTGCTGCATCCCGCAAGTCCCTGCCCGCCCCTGGGTGGCGGCTGCCTGCCCAAGGGCATAGACGGCCTGACCCTGGCCAAGGTGCGCGGCGCGTTCGAGCAAACCGAGCCAGCGGGTCGCAGCGCGGAGGATGTGGCCGAACTGATCGGCATCAGCCGTTCCACCGCGCGCCGGTATCTTGAATATCTCATCTCCGAAGGCACGCTTTACGCCGACGTGGTTTACGGCAGCGTGGGTCGACCCGAACGCCGCTATTTCAGTCGCTGAAAAGGTCTTCTCCACCGCCCCTGAAAGGGCCCCACGACGCCGTGAACAAAATGCGCTTAATCCACAAAATGGCGCTTTTTCTTTTTACGTTCCAAACCGTATTTTCCCCCCTCCCCGTCATATCCTCTTCTCATCAAAACTTGAGGTCCCTTCCCCGCGCGTCCGCGCCCATAACGTTTTTTGTTGACGGAGGAGTCATGAAACGTTTCTTCATGTGTGCAGTCCTTGTGATCGCAGTAGCCCTGACCATTCCCGCCTTTGCCAAAACAGTGCTCAAGCTCGGCCATATCGCCGAAGTCAGCCATCCCTATGCCAAGGGCGCCGACCAATTCGCCAAGCTGGTCGCGGAAAAATCCGGCGGGGAAATGGAAGTCCAGGTCTTCCCGTCCTCCCAGCTGGGCAGCCAGAAGGACATGACCGAAGGCCTCATCTACGGCACCATCGACATGGTCCTGACCGGCACCGCGGACCTGGGGCAGTTCCAGCCCAAGATGTCCCTTTTCGACCTGCCCTTCCTGTTCAAGGACCGCACCCACGCCTACAAGGCCCTTGACACAGTGGGCATGGAACTGGGCAAGGAGCTTGAGCCCCGTGGCCTGAAGCTGCTGGGCTACATGGAGAACGGCATCCGCCACCTGACCAACAACGTCCGCCCCGTGGCCACTCCGGCCGACATGGACGGCCTCAAGATCCGCGTCATGTCCAACAAGATCTACATCGAGACCATCAAGTCCCTGGGCGGCTCCCCCACGCCCATGGCCTTTGGTGAACTCTACTCCGCCATGCAGCAGGGCACTGTCGACGGACAGGAAAACCCCAGCGCGCACATCTACACCAAGCGCTTCTTCGAAGTTCAGAAGTACGCATCCATGACCGCCCACGCCTATGCCCCGGAACCGGTGCTCATCTCCATGATCACCTGGAGCAAGCTCAGCGACGCCCAAAAGGCCATCATTCAGGAAGCCGCCACCGAGGCCGTCGCCTGGCAGCGTAAACTCTCCACCCAGCAGGACAACGAGTACTGGGACAAGATCAAGGGCACAGGCAAGATCGAGGTCATCGAAGTCGACCGCGCCCCGTTCATGGAAGCCACCCAGCCCGTGTGGAAGGAATTCGCCCCCACTGTCGGGCAGGACAACATCGACAAGGTACTGGCTCTGGGCAAATAGCTCATTCTCATGAACCCGCCCGCATAGCCGGGCGGGTTTTTTATCTTCACATTTCCAGGAGGATTCCATGGACAAGCTCCTCAAGGGCGTGCGCTCGGTACTGTACGGGTTTTCCGTCGTCGCCATGTCGATCATGCTCCTGATCATCTTTGCCCAGGTCGTGACCCGCTACATGTTCGGATACACCCCTGAATGGTCCGAGGAGCTGGCACGTTTCCTCTTCGTCTGGGTCGTTTTCCTGGGCTCGGCGCTGATCATGGGAGAAACCGGACATCTGGCCGTGCAGTTTCTGCCCGACAAGTTCAAGGGCACCCGCTTCGGCACCATTCTGGACATCATCATCAACGCCTGCGGATATGTGTTCATCATCCTGCTCCTGACCCAGGGCTGGAAAATGACCTCCATCATGACCTTCCAGCGCGCCCCGGGCCTCGATATTCCCATGAGCTGGGTCTATGTCATCATCCCTGTCAGCTGCGTGCTCATGCTCCTGTACCTCTTCAAGGAGACCTTGCGCATCATCAGGGACATTTCCAAATCTCGCGCCAGGCAGGAGGGATAGCCATGGAATACGTACTTCTCTTCGTCTTTCTGGGCCTGACCGCCCTTGGCGTGCCCGTGGCCTTTGCCCTGTGTCTGGCCGCAGCCACCGTCCTGCACTTTTTCATGAACATGCCCCTCGTCATGGTTTCCCAGATGATGTACTCGGGCATCGACTCGTTTTCCTTCATGGCCGTACCCTTCTTCATGCTCGCCGGATCGTTCATGTCCGCAGGCGGCGTGACCGGCAGGCTGGTCAACTTCTCCCAGGCTCTGGTCGGCTCCTTCACCGGCGGACTGGCCCAGGCCGTGGCCGTTTCGGGCATGTTCTTCGCCGCCATCTCCGGGTCCTCAGCCGCCACCACCGCCGCGCTGGGTTCGACCATGGTCAACGAGATGGAAAAGAAAGGCTACACGCGCGAGTGGGCCACCGGCATCGTCGCCGCCGGCGGCACCGTGGGCATCGTCATTCCGCCGTCCATCACCCTGGTCGTGTATGGCGTCATCGCCGACACCTCCATCGGCGATCTGTTCGTGGGCGGATTCCTGCCCGGCCTGCTCATGGGCCTGTCCATGATGCTGGTCAGCTGGTATCTGGCCAAAAAACGCGGCCTCAAACCCGAGGGCACGTTCTCCAGCTCGGCGCTGTGGACATCCTTCAAGGATTCCTTTTTCGCCCTCATGACCCCGGTCATCATCATCGGCGGCATCTACGGAGGCATCTTCACCCCGACAGAAGCTGCGGCCGTGGCCGCCGTGTACGGCATTCTGGTCGGCCTGTTCATCTACAAGGAACTCAAATTCAAGGATTTCCCCAAGATCATCTTCCAGGCCGTCATCGGCACGACCATCATCATGTTTCTGGTCGGCGCGGCCAACGTCTTCGGATGGCTTCTGACCAACCTGCAGATTCCCCACCATGTGGGCGCCTTCGTGGCCAGCCTGACCTCATCCCCGGTTCTTTTCCTGCTGGCCATGAACGTGCTGCTGCTGTTCATCGGGACCATGGTCAACGCCTCGGCCGCCGTGGTCATCCTGACTCCCATCTTCCTCCCGGTGGCCAAGAGCCTCGGCATCGACCCGCTCTTCTTCGGCGTGCTCATGGTCTGCAACCTGGCCATCGGCTGCATCACCCCGCCGGTGGGTCTCGACCTCTTCGTGGCCAGCGCCATCACCAAGGTGCCGCTTGAAAAGGTCATGAAGGCCGCCGTGCCCTACCTGCTCGCGCTGCTGGCCACCCTGCTGATTCTGACCCTCTTCCCGATCATCACCACCATCCTGCCCAGCCTGCTGCGCTAGAAAAGATACGACGCACAAAAAAACAAGGGGCGATCCTTACCGGACCGCCCCTTGTTTTTTTTAACGTTCAGCGCAGAATCACTGCATCACTACAGCCTTTTCGATGATGACAGGCTCGACCGGGACATCCCCGTGCATGCCCTTGGAGCCCGTGTTCACGGCGTCGATGAGGTCCACCACACGTTTGCCCGCAACAACCCGGCCAAACACGGCGTATCCAAAATCACGGGCGCCGTGGTTCAAAAAAGTGTTGTCGGCCGTATTGATGAAAAACTGGGACGTAGCGGAATCAACCTCGCCCGTACGAGCCATGGCGACCGTGTACTTGTCGTTTTTGAGACCATTGTCGGCCTCGTTCTTGATGGGTTCATGGCCGCGCTTCTGGTGCATGGCCGTATCCATGCCGCCGCCCTGGATCATGAAACCCTTGATGACGCGGTGAAATACCGTGCCATCGTAGAAGCCCTCGCTGACATAGGTCAGAAAATTCCTGGCCGAGATCGGGGCCTTGGCTTCGTCGAGTTCGATGACGATGATGCCCTTGTTCGTGGTCAGGGAAACCTTGGGGCCGTCCGCGAGAACGGTGGACGAAAACAGGCAAATCAGAATCAAGGCAAAAACAAAAATACGCATTGAGCACCTTCCTTTAAAAAATGACGGCTTCAAACCACCAGATCTCCGTCTTGGGTTTGCGCCAGGTTCCCTTGGGCAGACCGGCCTTGACGCAGGTCTGATCCAGAAATGTTTCGCGGTCCCAGCCCCACTCCGTGGCCACCTGCGGCAACAGCAGGCCGGAATGCACGGATTTGCGGATATAGAGCCCGTGCCGTCCGACTTCGATCAGTTCCGGGTCGGGACACGGCGAAAGCGGCCCCATGACCGAGACTTCGATATCCAGATCATCGAGCTCCCCTGCCGTCAGCGGAGAAAAGCGCGGGTCCTCAAAGGCCGCCGCGCCCGCCATGCGCTCGACGGTAGCGGCCAGCGGGCCCTTGCCCACGATGTTGCCGATGCATCCGCGCAGTCGGCCCTCACGCTTCAAGGTCACAAAAGCGCCCAGCTCCTCGCTCAGGGTCCTGGACTCAAGAGCGGGCTTCGGCCCGGAAGCCAGGCCGAGATGATCCCGGATGACCCAGACCACGAGGTCCTTGCAGAATTGCTTCTCCTCATCGGTCAAAATCAGTTCGAATGTGTTCATGCTTTCCTCCCTCAAGAATCAAAAGGCGGTTCCAAAGGCGGATTGGCCCACAGCGCGCCCATGGTCCTGGATGCGTCCCGGACCACGACCTGCCGCCCCTCGACCCGCACTCGCCCCTGGGCGATCCAGTGCAGGGCCTGGGGATAGATGCGATGCTCCATCTCCAATATGCGCACGCCGAGCGTGGCCTCGTCGTCGTCCGGATAGGCGGGCACGGCGGCCTGGATGATGATCGGGCCGTGGTCCATCTGCTCGTCCACGAAATGCACGGTGCATCCCGCCAGCCGCACACCGTGGTCGGCCTGCTGTCCCTGGGCGCGCAGCCCGGGACAGGCCGGAAGCAGGGCGGGATGGATGTTGACCACGCGACCGGCAAAGGGCGTCAAAAACGCCGGGGTAAGGATACGCATGAACCCGGCCAGGGCCACGAGCTCGACACCGGCCTCCCGCAGCAGCCGGACCAGCTCGCCGTCGAAGGCCGCACGCTCGGGAAACTCGTCGTGGCGCACGCAGGCAGTGGCGATACCCGCCTTCCGCGCGCGCTCAAGACCTTGCGCGTCAGGCTTGTTGGCGATGACGATGCGTATGTCGGCGTCGAGGCCGCCGTCGGCCACCCTGTCGAGTATGGCCTGCAGGTTGGACCCGGATCCGGAAACAAGGACGCCCAGCGCGATGGTCATTGAATCAGCCCTTCACCAGTGCTTCGACCAGGGCCGGAATGGTGTAGTCCTCGGGCATGATGTCGGGAGTGAACCCGTAATCCTTCAGGGTACCTGCCGTCACGGGGCCGATGCAGCAAATCTTCAGCCCCTGGCCGACATAGGGGCGCAGGGTGTCGGCCGGAACCAGGGCGAAGAAGTTCTCCACCGTGGATGAGCTGGAAAAGGTCAGGTAATGGAGCCTGCCCTTTTCGAGAAGCTCGATGATCTCGACGCCGTCCTCCTGGGTCAGCTGCGTCTCGTAGACCGGAAGCACGTCCACCTGGGCCGCGACCTTGGCCAGCTCCTCGGGCAGCACTTCACGGGCGACCTTGGCGCGGGGAATGAGTACGCGCTTGCCTGCGATGCCGCGCTCAAGCAGTCCCTCGACCACGGACTCGGCCACGTACTTGGGCGGAATGAAGTCGGGACGGATGCCGCGCTCAAGGAGCGCCTCGGCCGTGGCTGGTCCGATGGCCGCGATCTGCATGCCGCCGAAAGCCCGGGCATCCTTGCCCACGAGTTCGAGCTGGTTCCAGAAATGACGCACGCCGTTGACGGAGGTGAAAATGGCCCAGTCGTAATCCTGCAGGCGGTCTATGGCCTCGCGGACCGGAGCGTAGTCTTCCAGGGGCACGATGGTGATGGTCGGAAACTCGTAGCAGGCCGCGCCCAGGCCTTCCAGCGTGTCCTTCAGACCGCTGGCCTGCTCCCGGGCCCTGGTCACGACCACGCCCTTGCCGTGCAGAGGCAACTTTTCGAACCAGTTCAGGG includes these proteins:
- a CDS encoding response regulator, which gives rise to MITRVLVVEDDVRIADLHRRFTERVEGCEVVGIAHRLDDARDMAEALEPHLILLDLYFPEGPGTDLLREIRAQNLEIDVILITAAREVGTLKEALRGGVFDYLIKPVTAERFHECLTKFCAYRERLGLGSAIEQHDVDTLLHPASPCPPLGGGCLPKGIDGLTLAKVRGAFEQTEPAGRSAEDVAELIGISRSTARRYLEYLISEGTLYADVVYGSVGRPERRYFSR
- a CDS encoding DctP family TRAP transporter solute-binding subunit, yielding MKRFFMCAVLVIAVALTIPAFAKTVLKLGHIAEVSHPYAKGADQFAKLVAEKSGGEMEVQVFPSSQLGSQKDMTEGLIYGTIDMVLTGTADLGQFQPKMSLFDLPFLFKDRTHAYKALDTVGMELGKELEPRGLKLLGYMENGIRHLTNNVRPVATPADMDGLKIRVMSNKIYIETIKSLGGSPTPMAFGELYSAMQQGTVDGQENPSAHIYTKRFFEVQKYASMTAHAYAPEPVLISMITWSKLSDAQKAIIQEAATEAVAWQRKLSTQQDNEYWDKIKGTGKIEVIEVDRAPFMEATQPVWKEFAPTVGQDNIDKVLALGK
- a CDS encoding TRAP transporter small permease gives rise to the protein MDKLLKGVRSVLYGFSVVAMSIMLLIIFAQVVTRYMFGYTPEWSEELARFLFVWVVFLGSALIMGETGHLAVQFLPDKFKGTRFGTILDIIINACGYVFIILLLTQGWKMTSIMTFQRAPGLDIPMSWVYVIIPVSCVLMLLYLFKETLRIIRDISKSRARQEG
- a CDS encoding TRAP transporter large permease, whose translation is MEYVLLFVFLGLTALGVPVAFALCLAAATVLHFFMNMPLVMVSQMMYSGIDSFSFMAVPFFMLAGSFMSAGGVTGRLVNFSQALVGSFTGGLAQAVAVSGMFFAAISGSSAATTAALGSTMVNEMEKKGYTREWATGIVAAGGTVGIVIPPSITLVVYGVIADTSIGDLFVGGFLPGLLMGLSMMLVSWYLAKKRGLKPEGTFSSSALWTSFKDSFFALMTPVIIIGGIYGGIFTPTEAAAVAAVYGILVGLFIYKELKFKDFPKIIFQAVIGTTIIMFLVGAANVFGWLLTNLQIPHHVGAFVASLTSSPVLFLLAMNVLLLFIGTMVNASAAVVILTPIFLPVAKSLGIDPLFFGVLMVCNLAIGCITPPVGLDLFVASAITKVPLEKVMKAAVPYLLALLATLLILTLFPIITTILPSLLR
- a CDS encoding peptidylprolyl isomerase; the encoded protein is MRIFVFALILICLFSSTVLADGPKVSLTTNKGIIVIELDEAKAPISARNFLTYVSEGFYDGTVFHRVIKGFMIQGGGMDTAMHQKRGHEPIKNEADNGLKNDKYTVAMARTGEVDSATSQFFINTADNTFLNHGARDFGYAVFGRVVAGKRVVDLIDAVNTGSKGMHGDVPVEPVIIEKAVVMQ
- the amrA gene encoding AmmeMemoRadiSam system protein A, coding for MNTFELILTDEEKQFCKDLVVWVIRDHLGLASGPKPALESRTLSEELGAFVTLKREGRLRGCIGNIVGKGPLAATVERMAGAAAFEDPRFSPLTAGELDDLDIEVSVMGPLSPCPDPELIEVGRHGLYIRKSVHSGLLLPQVATEWGWDRETFLDQTCVKAGLPKGTWRKPKTEIWWFEAVIF
- the purN gene encoding phosphoribosylglycinamide formyltransferase; translated protein: MTIALGVLVSGSGSNLQAILDRVADGGLDADIRIVIANKPDAQGLERARKAGIATACVRHDEFPERAAFDGELVRLLREAGVELVALAGFMRILTPAFLTPFAGRVVNIHPALLPACPGLRAQGQQADHGVRLAGCTVHFVDEQMDHGPIIIQAAVPAYPDDDEATLGVRILEMEHRIYPQALHWIAQGRVRVEGRQVVVRDASRTMGALWANPPLEPPFDS